In Sporosarcina sp. PTS2304, a genomic segment contains:
- a CDS encoding metal-sensitive transcriptional regulator: MTVIPEDFLTEESVVSCRKSHHPEEVKKNLIHRLNRIEGQIRGIKGMIERDVYCDDVITQLSATQSALNSTANVLLEGHIKGCVKSRMDAGDEEVLDELLTTISKLVRK, translated from the coding sequence TTGACAGTCATCCCTGAAGATTTTCTCACTGAAGAATCGGTAGTTTCTTGTCGCAAAAGTCATCACCCTGAAGAGGTTAAAAAGAATTTGATTCACCGGCTAAATAGAATCGAAGGCCAAATTCGTGGAATTAAAGGCATGATTGAGCGAGATGTGTATTGCGACGATGTAATTACGCAACTATCAGCTACCCAATCCGCTTTAAACAGCACAGCAAATGTTTTATTGGAAGGTCATATAAAAGGTTGTGTGAAGAGCAGAATGGACGCTGGAGACGAAGAGGTTTTGGATGAATTACTAACAACCATTTCAAAATTGGTACGAAAATAA
- the cls gene encoding cardiolipin synthase, protein MTQVISLIITSTLIINIFLAIALIFLERRDPASTWAWLLVLFFIPIGGFIIYLLLGRQLREKHLFRWEGRNKIGIEKLITYQLEAIENESFEFLKPDTEKYGDMIYLHLRNNHSVLTQDNDVQIFTDGKKKFEALLTDLEHAKDHIHIQYYIFRLDGIGQKIVDILIRKAKAGVKVRVLFDDIGSRGLHVKHFRELTDNGGEVAAFFPATLPLINPRLNYRNHRKLVIIDGRIGYIGGFNVGDEYLGLNKKFGYWRDAHLRMEGSAVHPMQTRFILDWNQASAKTNIQYNEHFFPAIPRKGTVGVQIVSSGPDSEWEDIKDGYLKMISLAKEYIYIQTPYFIPDSSVLDALRIASLSGVDVRVMIPNKPDHMFVYWATYSNVGLLLKAGAKVYIYENGFIHAKQIVVDDQVSTVGTANIDVRSFRLNFEVNAFIYDREISHELAEIFEMDIQNCTELTYDNYMERERMIKIKESISRLLSPIL, encoded by the coding sequence ATGACGCAAGTGATTAGTTTAATCATCACAAGTACGTTGATTATTAACATATTTTTAGCTATCGCTTTAATCTTTCTCGAACGAAGAGATCCCGCAAGCACCTGGGCATGGCTTCTTGTTTTATTTTTTATACCTATTGGCGGCTTTATCATTTATTTATTACTCGGTCGCCAGTTACGGGAAAAGCATTTATTCCGGTGGGAAGGTAGAAACAAAATCGGGATAGAGAAGTTGATTACGTATCAGCTAGAAGCGATTGAAAATGAGTCGTTTGAGTTTTTAAAGCCTGATACGGAGAAGTATGGGGATATGATTTATTTACACTTACGCAATAATCATTCCGTTTTGACACAAGATAATGACGTTCAAATCTTTACGGATGGTAAGAAAAAATTTGAAGCATTGCTGACAGATTTGGAACATGCAAAAGATCATATCCATATTCAATATTATATTTTCAGGTTGGATGGGATTGGCCAGAAAATTGTTGACATATTGATCCGAAAAGCAAAAGCGGGTGTGAAGGTGCGCGTGTTGTTTGATGATATCGGTTCACGCGGTTTGCATGTGAAGCATTTTCGTGAGCTAACGGATAACGGCGGAGAGGTGGCAGCATTCTTTCCAGCGACCTTGCCGCTAATTAATCCTCGACTGAATTACCGTAATCACCGCAAACTTGTAATCATTGATGGAAGGATCGGATATATTGGCGGATTCAATGTAGGAGATGAGTATTTAGGACTTAATAAAAAGTTCGGTTATTGGCGCGATGCCCATTTACGGATGGAAGGCAGTGCTGTGCATCCCATGCAGACGCGCTTTATCCTCGATTGGAATCAAGCGTCCGCAAAAACTAATATTCAGTACAATGAACACTTTTTCCCTGCCATTCCCCGCAAAGGAACGGTAGGCGTTCAAATCGTTTCCAGCGGACCTGACTCCGAATGGGAAGATATTAAAGATGGGTATTTAAAAATGATTTCATTGGCTAAAGAATATATTTATATTCAAACACCTTACTTCATTCCAGATAGCAGTGTACTGGACGCATTGCGGATTGCAAGTTTATCGGGAGTAGATGTACGAGTCATGATTCCTAATAAACCTGATCACATGTTTGTGTATTGGGCGACGTATTCGAATGTCGGACTTCTGCTTAAAGCAGGAGCTAAAGTGTATATTTATGAAAATGGCTTTATTCATGCAAAGCAAATCGTTGTTGATGATCAAGTGTCGACGGTCGGCACCGCCAATATCGATGTGCGGAGTTTCCGTTTAAACTTCGAAGTAAATGCTTTTATCTACGATCGAGAAATTTCTCATGAACTTGCGGAAATCTTTGAAATGGACATTCAGAACTGTACAGAGCTAACATATGATAATTATATGGAACGCGAACGAATGATTAAAATAAAGGAATCGATTTCAAGATTACTCTCCCCTATCTTATAA
- a CDS encoding Lmo0850 family protein: protein MEEVAKEMDIKKIISNLAKLGVSATLTKSRSDMLQALTPVVQAPPVQTN from the coding sequence GTGGAAGAAGTGGCTAAAGAGATGGACATAAAGAAGATTATTTCCAATTTGGCAAAGCTTGGCGTTTCCGCAACACTCACAAAATCTAGAAGTGATATGTTACAAGCGCTGACACCTGTTGTGCAAGCACCCCCCGTTCAGACGAATTGA
- the yidC gene encoding membrane protein insertase YidC produces MKKRIGLVSLLAITAVFLSGCSGVENKTGMFYSTFVRPMEWLLHYLGEMFNGNYGFAIILITVAIRVILMPLMLKNYKSQQEMKVKMDGLRPEMEDIQKRMKASKEAQDKEEQMKLQQEMMGLYSKHGVNPLNMGCLPLVIQMPIIMGLYFAILYAPPEVKNHEFLWFKLGEPDIIMMLVAGAVYFVQARVSLWTMPEQQQQQMKLFIYMSPIMIMFISYTVMAALPLYWAVGGLLLIFQTYLGRKFYFKSVDPPVAKEEPVVKEK; encoded by the coding sequence TTGAAGAAAAGAATAGGACTTGTAAGTTTGTTGGCTATAACTGCTGTGTTTTTAAGTGGTTGTTCGGGCGTAGAAAATAAAACAGGAATGTTTTACAGCACATTCGTCCGTCCGATGGAATGGCTCCTTCATTATCTAGGTGAAATGTTTAATGGTAACTATGGTTTTGCGATTATTCTTATCACTGTAGCGATTCGTGTAATATTGATGCCGTTGATGTTGAAGAACTATAAATCGCAACAAGAGATGAAAGTTAAGATGGATGGACTGCGACCGGAAATGGAAGATATCCAAAAACGGATGAAAGCATCTAAAGAAGCTCAAGACAAAGAAGAGCAGATGAAGTTACAACAAGAAATGATGGGACTGTATTCGAAGCACGGTGTCAACCCGTTAAATATGGGTTGTTTACCGTTAGTGATTCAGATGCCGATTATCATGGGTCTGTATTTTGCGATTCTTTATGCACCACCAGAAGTGAAAAATCATGAATTTTTATGGTTCAAACTAGGTGAGCCGGATATCATCATGATGCTAGTTGCGGGTGCCGTTTATTTTGTTCAAGCTCGTGTATCATTGTGGACAATGCCTGAACAGCAACAGCAACAGATGAAGCTATTTATTTACATGTCACCTATTATGATTATGTTTATTTCTTATACAGTTATGGCAGCACTCCCTTTATATTGGGCCGTCGGTGGTTTGCTGCTGATTTTCCAAACATATTTGGGACGTAAATTCTACTTTAAGAGTGTAGATCCACCAGTAGCTAAAGAAGAACCAGTAGTTAAAGAAAAGTGA
- the copZ gene encoding copper chaperone CopZ → MKEMTINVQGMTCNHCVQAVEGALTELTGVERALVDLAANNVAVQFDESAVTVSQLQEAIEDQGFDVEA, encoded by the coding sequence ATGAAAGAAATGACAATAAACGTACAAGGTATGACATGCAATCACTGCGTACAAGCAGTGGAGGGCGCACTTACAGAATTAACAGGCGTTGAACGCGCTCTGGTAGATCTGGCAGCGAATAATGTAGCTGTTCAATTTGACGAGTCAGCTGTCACTGTGAGCCAACTGCAGGAAGCTATTGAAGATCAAGGATTTGACGTGGAAGCTTAG
- a CDS encoding FtsW/RodA/SpoVE family cell cycle protein gives MKNSNRLGERFDWTLAFIILLFAIISFFVIGSAQTSEQYTQNFVVKQVRWYILGSIIVAMVMYFEPQQYKKMAWYFYGFGIFLLLFLMLAPGGPEQIAEMRYNAKRWLHLPVIGTIQPAEFIKTFFIIGLARMVSSHNERKLHRTYKTDFLLLGKIALMLVVPLYFIMKQPDLGTSLVFISITAAIVIVSGISWKILAPLFAVGAASAGGLLWMALYAQEFMDKIGFSPYQFKRVYSWLDPYSYPTDEGYNLITAMTAIGSGELTGKGFLGRVVYIPENHTDFIFSVIGEEYGFIGACIVITLYFILIYHLTKVALSMHDPFSVYICTGVIAMIAFHVFENIGMNIQLLPITGIPLPFISYGGSSLFSNMLAIGLIFSMKFHQRTYMFATNDDN, from the coding sequence GTGAAAAACTCAAACAGGCTAGGTGAACGATTCGATTGGACGCTTGCCTTTATCATTTTATTATTCGCGATCATTAGTTTTTTTGTCATTGGTTCTGCTCAAACGTCTGAGCAATACACACAAAACTTCGTTGTCAAACAAGTGAGATGGTATATTTTAGGTTCTATTATTGTGGCGATGGTTATGTATTTTGAGCCTCAACAATACAAAAAAATGGCTTGGTATTTTTATGGCTTCGGTATTTTTTTATTATTATTCCTTATGTTGGCGCCTGGTGGACCAGAACAAATTGCAGAGATGCGCTACAATGCCAAGCGCTGGTTGCATCTGCCAGTAATCGGTACTATTCAGCCCGCTGAGTTCATCAAAACATTTTTTATCATCGGTCTCGCCCGCATGGTAAGTTCACATAATGAACGAAAGCTGCATCGTACGTATAAAACAGACTTTTTACTACTCGGTAAAATTGCTCTTATGTTAGTCGTTCCTTTGTATTTCATCATGAAGCAACCTGATTTAGGAACGTCTCTCGTCTTTATTTCCATTACAGCCGCAATTGTTATCGTTTCAGGAATCTCATGGAAAATTCTCGCTCCTCTCTTTGCCGTTGGTGCGGCTTCTGCAGGCGGATTATTGTGGATGGCGCTTTATGCACAAGAATTTATGGATAAAATCGGATTTTCACCCTATCAATTCAAACGTGTCTATTCATGGCTAGATCCATATTCTTATCCAACAGATGAAGGATATAACTTAATTACTGCGATGACTGCGATCGGTTCAGGTGAATTGACGGGAAAAGGATTTCTCGGGAGAGTCGTGTATATTCCTGAAAACCATACCGACTTCATTTTCAGTGTGATTGGAGAAGAGTATGGATTTATCGGCGCGTGTATCGTGATTACACTGTACTTCATATTAATCTATCACTTAACAAAAGTTGCGCTTTCGATGCATGACCCGTTCAGTGTCTATATATGTACAGGTGTCATTGCGATGATCGCTTTCCACGTCTTTGAAAACATCGGCATGAATATTCAGTTATTGCCTATTACCGGAATTCCGCTTCCTTTCATCAGCTATGGAGGAAGTTCGCTATTTAGTAATATGCTTGCCATCGGGTTAATTTTCAGTATGAAATTCCATCAACGGACGTATATGTTCGCAACGAACGACGACAACTAG
- a CDS encoding AraC family transcriptional regulator, protein MTSKKIEASNLVLISTNESENRVKIAKTYFQLERKLLNHIFNLEKELARYTLKEIQTILSDYIPESSTKAIQYYFIVMSSMVTRRMKEEKLLNDENAFTFNATCIVLIEQNLTEANAVEIGDELIEFYCYILKERDTPKLSHDTVNEVIQYINTNVEKQLVVEEIAKQFNVSTSHLSRIFREYTSVTLVEFIMIRKIEEVQYYLRFTDQKISEIAKKFHFCNQSYFTRVFKKYTGFTPMRFRKDLSGNYFQFSFNQDDSL, encoded by the coding sequence ATGACTAGTAAAAAAATAGAAGCCTCAAATCTAGTATTAATCAGCACAAATGAAAGCGAAAATCGCGTAAAAATAGCTAAAACGTATTTTCAATTGGAAAGAAAGTTGCTGAATCATATCTTTAATCTAGAAAAGGAACTGGCTCGCTATACACTCAAAGAAATTCAGACTATTTTATCTGATTATATACCTGAATCTTCAACCAAAGCTATACAATATTATTTCATTGTAATGTCGTCAATGGTAACAAGACGAATGAAAGAAGAAAAGCTTTTAAATGATGAAAATGCATTTACATTTAATGCGACTTGTATAGTATTGATTGAACAAAACTTAACAGAAGCAAATGCGGTTGAGATTGGAGACGAACTAATAGAATTTTACTGCTATATTCTGAAGGAACGTGATACTCCAAAGCTCTCCCACGACACAGTAAATGAAGTGATTCAGTATATAAACACAAATGTTGAAAAACAGTTAGTAGTAGAGGAAATAGCGAAGCAGTTCAACGTGAGTACGAGTCATTTATCTCGTATATTCCGCGAATATACGTCAGTGACGCTTGTCGAGTTTATTATGATACGTAAGATTGAAGAAGTACAATATTATTTGCGCTTTACAGATCAAAAAATATCAGAAATAGCGAAAAAATTTCACTTTTGCAATCAAAGTTATTTCACTCGCGTGTTTAAAAAATATACTGGATTCACACCAATGCGCTTCCGTAAAGATTTGAGTGGGAATTACTTTCAATTTTCGTTTAATCAAGATGATTCACTGTAA
- a CDS encoding heavy metal translocating P-type ATPase: protein MGEHKKEIEITGMSCASCANRIEKGLNRLDGVSSANVNFATEKALIMFDSDQIKLSEVEQQIRKLGFDVLKEEAHLDIHGMTCAACSARIEKVVSRMPGIESIHVNLALETAHVLYDPAVVKLPEILQRIQKVGFEASERTEDTASTDHRQQEISEKTRKLIISAILSLPLLWTMFAHFSFTSWMYVPALFMNPYFQWALATPVQFWIGATFYKGAYSALRNGSANMDVLVSLGTSAAYFYSVYLVVSGSGHGLYFETSAVLITLILLGKLFEARAKGRSSEAIQKLMKLQPQIAIVEKDGTAKEVPIHEVLAGDVLVIRPGASIPVDGIVLSGSSAVDESMLTGESLPVDKESGDDVFAATVNANGSLRIEAGNVGKDTMLSNIIRVVEEAQGSKAPIQRLADRISGIFVPIVVGIALITFFVWYFAVAPGDFASSLTSMIAVLVIACPCALGLATPTSIMAGSGRAAEEGVLFKTAEAMEQTRSIDTIVFDKTGTITKGLPELTDFHSRHGAARETLLALAAASESDSEHPVAKAITAYGMTHTTSLPSVEKFEAIPGFGIRTSIGGQTILLGTKNLLSRYDVKTDSSIASIEQMEGEGKTVMFMAVDGVHEAVIAVADTIKDTSKQAITELRSMGLDVIMLTGDQQMTAEAIAKTAGIDHVIAGVLPDRKAEVIQSLQAEGKRVAMVGDGINDAPALAVADIGMAMSTGTAVAMEAADVTLMHGDLLRVVDTIRMSNLTVRNIKQNLFWALAYNSIGIPIAAAGLLAPWVAGAAMAFSSVSVVLNALRLQRVKLN from the coding sequence ATGGGAGAGCACAAAAAAGAAATCGAAATTACTGGCATGTCGTGTGCATCGTGTGCGAACCGCATTGAAAAAGGACTGAACCGACTGGACGGGGTCTCATCGGCGAACGTCAATTTCGCCACGGAAAAAGCGCTAATCATGTTTGATTCCGATCAAATAAAATTATCAGAAGTTGAACAACAAATTCGCAAGCTTGGATTTGATGTGCTAAAAGAAGAAGCGCATTTAGACATTCATGGCATGACATGTGCCGCTTGTTCTGCCCGAATCGAAAAAGTGGTGTCCCGTATGCCCGGGATTGAGTCTATTCATGTCAACTTAGCGCTTGAAACAGCCCACGTCCTATACGATCCTGCAGTCGTCAAGCTGCCTGAAATTTTACAAAGAATCCAAAAGGTTGGCTTCGAAGCGTCCGAACGAACCGAAGATACAGCTTCCACGGATCATAGACAGCAGGAGATCAGTGAAAAAACACGCAAATTGATTATATCAGCTATCCTCTCTTTGCCGCTTTTATGGACAATGTTCGCGCATTTCTCTTTTACTTCCTGGATGTATGTGCCAGCCCTCTTTATGAATCCTTATTTCCAGTGGGCGCTGGCCACACCTGTACAGTTTTGGATAGGCGCGACATTTTATAAAGGTGCCTACTCCGCATTGCGCAACGGCAGCGCGAATATGGATGTACTCGTGTCTCTAGGTACATCAGCTGCTTATTTCTATTCTGTCTATTTAGTCGTAAGCGGATCCGGGCACGGCTTGTATTTTGAAACGAGCGCAGTGTTAATTACACTAATTTTATTAGGTAAATTATTTGAAGCGCGTGCAAAAGGCCGTTCTTCAGAAGCTATTCAAAAACTGATGAAGTTACAGCCGCAAATTGCGATTGTAGAAAAAGACGGGACTGCAAAAGAAGTACCTATCCACGAAGTACTCGCTGGAGACGTGTTGGTCATTCGACCCGGAGCTTCTATTCCGGTAGACGGTATCGTATTGTCTGGATCTTCAGCTGTTGATGAATCCATGCTGACAGGTGAAAGTTTACCTGTTGACAAAGAAAGCGGCGATGATGTATTTGCCGCCACCGTAAACGCAAATGGTTCTTTACGGATCGAGGCAGGAAATGTCGGAAAAGATACAATGCTATCAAACATCATTCGTGTAGTAGAAGAAGCTCAAGGATCTAAAGCACCTATTCAACGACTGGCTGACAGAATTTCCGGCATCTTCGTTCCAATCGTAGTCGGGATTGCCTTGATCACTTTCTTCGTTTGGTATTTTGCTGTAGCTCCCGGAGATTTTGCTAGTTCATTGACGAGTATGATTGCCGTGTTAGTCATTGCTTGTCCGTGTGCACTCGGTTTAGCGACCCCTACTTCCATCATGGCAGGTTCCGGTCGTGCCGCTGAAGAAGGTGTACTGTTTAAAACGGCAGAAGCTATGGAACAAACACGGTCGATTGATACTATCGTTTTCGATAAAACGGGAACGATTACGAAAGGACTTCCTGAATTAACAGATTTCCATAGTAGGCACGGGGCAGCACGTGAAACATTATTAGCACTTGCCGCCGCTTCTGAAAGCGACTCTGAGCACCCTGTAGCAAAAGCCATTACAGCCTACGGAATGACTCATACAACGTCTCTCCCTTCAGTAGAGAAGTTCGAAGCCATTCCAGGGTTCGGGATTCGTACGAGTATTGGCGGTCAAACGATTTTACTCGGCACGAAAAACTTACTGTCACGTTATGATGTTAAAACAGATTCTTCTATCGCTTCTATCGAGCAAATGGAAGGTGAGGGAAAGACGGTAATGTTCATGGCAGTAGATGGTGTACATGAAGCGGTCATTGCCGTCGCAGATACGATAAAAGATACATCTAAACAAGCGATTACTGAACTTCGCTCAATGGGGCTAGACGTTATTATGTTAACTGGTGATCAGCAAATGACAGCGGAAGCCATTGCGAAAACCGCAGGCATTGATCATGTAATCGCAGGGGTCTTGCCTGATCGTAAAGCAGAAGTTATACAGTCGTTGCAGGCAGAGGGCAAGCGTGTGGCGATGGTTGGTGATGGCATTAACGATGCGCCTGCACTTGCTGTCGCGGATATTGGTATGGCCATGAGCACGGGAACTGCCGTAGCGATGGAAGCGGCTGATGTGACGCTGATGCACGGGGATTTGCTGCGTGTAGTAGATACGATTCGAATGAGTAACTTGACGGTCCGAAATATTAAGCAGAATTTATTTTGGGCACTTGCCTACAATTCTATCGGTATTCCTATTGCGGCGGCTGGATTGCTGGCGCCTTGGGTAGCTGGGGCTGCGATGGCATTTAGTTCGGTTTCTGTCGTATTAAATGCTTTACGTTTGCAACGTGTGAAGTTGAATTAG
- a CDS encoding MFS transporter, whose translation MKKTILLLMSVQFFVYLGFGIIIPILPEVILAEGYSEVHVGGLLTIYALSSFFTAPLWGALSDRTGRKKLIMIGLVGFSLSFFLFALFMEHLLMLYVSRIVGGIFSGALYTAVTGFVADLTTEENRNKYMGLLGMSIGLGFIFGPAIGGILGDIQLQIPFIASGTLTLLLTVYAFLILREPDRHSSANKRAILPKGASTMWQYRIRYLFLTSFIITFLLAGVESTFQLFQIDRIHITPLQLGYLFMVSGLVDAAIQGGVVRRVKNGTETSWIIVAQIVTAIGLVLIPFSMNLLWAGFAMSVFTAGNALVRTVLVSLTTKEAGGMYGTAAGLSYSMDNMGRIIGPLLFTWIFTMQAGNMYFISAILAILSIGLVFVFRKSTRTLKHVQEPVA comes from the coding sequence ATGAAAAAAACTATATTACTGTTAATGTCTGTACAATTTTTTGTTTATTTAGGATTCGGCATTATTATACCCATTCTACCTGAAGTGATTTTAGCTGAAGGCTATTCTGAAGTGCATGTCGGGGGATTATTAACGATTTATGCATTGTCTTCGTTTTTTACTGCTCCGTTATGGGGTGCTTTGTCTGATCGTACCGGCAGAAAGAAATTGATAATGATCGGGTTGGTCGGTTTTAGCTTAAGCTTCTTCCTGTTCGCCCTCTTCATGGAGCATTTATTGATGCTCTACGTATCCCGTATTGTCGGAGGGATATTCTCTGGGGCGTTGTATACTGCAGTGACTGGGTTTGTTGCAGATTTAACTACAGAAGAGAATCGCAATAAATATATGGGACTTCTAGGCATGTCTATCGGACTTGGGTTTATTTTCGGCCCTGCGATCGGGGGAATTCTTGGAGATATCCAATTGCAAATTCCGTTTATAGCTTCCGGAACATTGACACTTCTCCTAACAGTCTATGCCTTCCTCATTTTAAGGGAACCTGACAGACATAGTTCAGCAAACAAACGGGCGATTCTTCCAAAAGGTGCCTCTACGATGTGGCAGTATCGAATTCGTTATTTGTTTTTGACTTCATTTATCATTACCTTCTTACTTGCCGGGGTAGAGTCTACATTCCAGCTATTTCAAATCGATAGGATACACATCACTCCTTTGCAACTCGGGTACCTATTTATGGTGAGTGGCTTAGTAGATGCAGCTATTCAAGGCGGTGTTGTCCGTCGTGTGAAAAACGGAACAGAAACGTCCTGGATCATCGTTGCACAAATCGTTACAGCGATTGGTTTAGTACTCATTCCATTTTCGATGAATTTGTTATGGGCCGGCTTTGCGATGAGTGTCTTTACTGCAGGTAATGCTCTTGTTCGGACTGTACTCGTCTCGTTAACTACAAAAGAAGCTGGCGGGATGTACGGAACCGCTGCTGGTTTATCGTATTCCATGGATAATATGGGGCGCATAATCGGACCATTATTATTTACTTGGATTTTCACGATGCAAGCGGGCAATATGTATTTTATTTCAGCTATTTTGGCCATACTGTCAATAGGACTTGTGTTTGTCTTTAGAAAATCTACACGTACACTGAAGCATGTGCAGGAGCCAGTCGCGTAA
- a CDS encoding D-alanyl-D-alanine carboxypeptidase family protein, translated as MKKRNNQSARGRNRTYMVAGVTFIFFIGVINWLISNNQSVEDVSELQVQDSRLSVDEMNKESSVIRHEEQKVDEITNPQQEPLRAAEKVPFTEDSSTSDQAAESAKPANPIEYVEGTELPKEPKIIDGILLANKQYPLPKDYTPGESEEAREAFNELAAEALTSGINLQAFSTYRSYEYQVTLYERYVKRDGQEAADRYSARPGYSEHQTGLAFDIGEVNHEDYWASTSFGDTEAAKWLAAHAHKYGFILRYPKDKEEITGYIHESWHYRYVGKEVAEKIFKQNITLEEYVGVR; from the coding sequence ATGAAAAAAAGAAATAACCAGTCTGCGCGTGGGCGTAATAGAACGTATATGGTAGCCGGAGTTACTTTTATCTTCTTCATTGGAGTGATCAACTGGTTGATCTCAAATAATCAGAGTGTGGAAGATGTGTCGGAACTTCAAGTACAGGATAGTCGGCTTTCTGTAGATGAAATGAATAAAGAAAGTTCGGTTATACGTCATGAAGAACAAAAAGTGGACGAAATTACTAATCCGCAACAAGAACCACTAAGAGCGGCAGAGAAAGTACCATTTACTGAAGATAGTTCGACTAGTGATCAGGCAGCTGAATCAGCAAAGCCAGCTAATCCGATAGAATACGTAGAAGGGACAGAATTGCCAAAAGAACCGAAAATAATAGATGGAATATTACTGGCAAATAAACAATACCCTCTACCAAAAGACTACACTCCTGGAGAAAGTGAAGAAGCTAGAGAAGCGTTCAACGAATTGGCAGCAGAGGCGCTGACATCAGGGATTAACTTGCAAGCATTCAGTACGTATCGTTCCTATGAGTATCAAGTAACTTTATATGAACGGTATGTTAAAAGAGATGGACAAGAGGCTGCAGACCGTTATAGTGCGCGTCCTGGATATTCTGAACACCAGACTGGCTTGGCATTTGATATTGGTGAAGTCAATCATGAAGACTACTGGGCTTCTACGTCATTCGGTGATACAGAAGCGGCAAAATGGCTGGCGGCTCACGCACATAAATACGGCTTCATCCTTCGCTACCCGAAAGATAAAGAAGAAATAACCGGGTATATACATGAATCCTGGCATTATCGATATGTCGGAAAAGAAGTGGCAGAGAAGATTTTCAAACAAAATATTACGCTAGAAGAATACGTAGGTGTTCGTTAA
- a CDS encoding GNAT family N-acetyltransferase, with protein MIRKMTVDDIKDVQQIALTSWQYMFGEYIPEEVIQSFIERTYSDLMLKKQIEKTTVLLAIDSQEQTVGYLSYTPIDVDGESEVTALHMLPSHLNCGYEELLLTEALQSLSTAQNVDVYVDERSRDLQEFYSKNGFVLVESFQEEFEGIPVETIHYSLPIKQHAHS; from the coding sequence ATGATTCGAAAAATGACGGTAGATGATATTAAAGATGTTCAACAAATCGCTCTTACCTCTTGGCAATATATGTTTGGAGAGTATATTCCAGAAGAAGTGATCCAATCATTTATCGAGCGTACGTATTCTGATTTAATGTTAAAAAAACAAATTGAAAAAACAACGGTATTGCTTGCTATAGATTCTCAAGAACAAACGGTAGGATATCTTAGTTATACACCAATAGACGTAGATGGCGAGAGCGAGGTTACAGCGCTGCATATGCTCCCTTCACACTTGAATTGTGGCTACGAGGAGTTATTACTGACGGAAGCATTACAGTCATTGAGTACAGCTCAGAATGTCGATGTGTATGTAGATGAACGTTCACGTGATCTTCAAGAGTTTTATAGTAAGAATGGGTTTGTTTTAGTTGAATCTTTCCAAGAAGAGTTTGAAGGCATTCCTGTTGAAACGATTCATTATTCATTACCGATTAAGCAACATGCTCATTCGTAA
- a CDS encoding zinc ribbon domain-containing protein YjdM yields MSALPNCPKCQSEYTYEDGNLLVCPECAHEWTLESMDESATESMEEVRDANGNVLQDGDSVTVIKDLKVKGSSNALKMGTKVKSIRLVDGDHNIDCKIDGFGAMQLKSEFVKKI; encoded by the coding sequence ATGTCAGCTTTACCAAATTGTCCAAAATGCCAGTCAGAATATACATACGAAGACGGAAACCTTCTCGTCTGTCCCGAATGTGCGCATGAATGGACACTCGAGTCGATGGATGAATCCGCAACAGAAAGTATGGAAGAAGTAAGAGATGCTAACGGAAATGTATTGCAGGATGGGGATTCTGTAACGGTCATCAAAGATTTGAAAGTGAAAGGAAGTTCCAATGCATTAAAGATGGGAACGAAAGTGAAAAGTATTCGTTTAGTAGACGGAGATCATAATATCGACTGCAAAATTGACGGCTTCGGCGCGATGCAATTAAAATCCGAATTCGTGAAAAAGATTTAA